The Synechocystis sp. PCC 6714 genome includes the window AACCTAGTTTAACAAGAGAGGTAAGACCGAGCTGTTTCTTTATAAATCTGTCTCGTTTGTTTCTCAGTTCGTCGCTCAGATAGCGGACAACACCCAAGCCGAAAACAGCCACGGCCCCGATTGATAGCCATGGGAGATAGGCATTCTTGATCTTTGTGTTAAGAATTCGCAGCTCCAACCATGCTCGAGGAAAGGGGGGTCATTGGACTGGTTACTAGGTTCTGGGTGTTGTTTGGTGTTGGGATAATTTCGCTGAATAGTATTTCTTCAAGTAATATTGATTAGATAATTAGTACATAAAATTAAGCCATTTTCCTAACGCAGTCAGTTAAGCCTGGTTCAGATCTAAAACTCGCTATGGAACGGCATCAGTTCTGCCCCTGGGCAAGATGATGGTAGATGATTTTATGGGTAATCTGGCTATGATTATAAAAGGGCTTTGCCGCTTGCAGGATTTCTGTGACCCAATTGAGATCCATGATGGCATCTAAATAATCTCGTCTACTATTTTTGGCCGCGGGATGGTCGAGGAAACTGGTGGCTAGTTCCTGCATTAACGATCTGGCGGTGCCACTGCCATAGGAGCTCTCTTCGTAGGTTTGTTTGTGGAAATCCCAGTCGATGATCCAGGTAAGAATTTTTGCTTTGGCTTGGTTGACTCTGTAACTTTTAATACGATGGGTGTATTTAGCTGTGTCAACATTGCGCTTTTGACGAATGTATCGATCTGCTTTGCGGAGGTGACCTTTGCTAGCTTCCTGCAGAATTTCTTGGTCTAACATTTTATTAAATTCCCGCAGATTGTCTAGGGTGATTAAAATCGAACCAACGGAATTTTGGTGGCGCACCTGGTAAGCAGCAATGGTAAATTTATGGCTGGGAGGCAGTCGATATAATTCTCCTTTTAGATCCAGGGATTTTTTAATCAGACTAACTTCTTCCGTTGATTTTGCTTCGCTTTTAGACTGGCGATTAAGAATGGTATCCAGCCCCTGCTGTACCAAAGATTCAACTTTGATGTTACCTAGTTTTGAAAGATCTAAATTCATTTTAATTATTTGACTATACTAGCTAATAAATGGGCAGGATTATGGGCAGGGTAAAGGGAAACTTTGGAGTGCTATCTTTCCCGTCGTAAAAATTTATTAAAGAATTAGCTAGGGAGCTGTTGAAAGTTTACTTTCCCCTCCTTCTACTTTAGCAATGGAGTCTTCCTCTTGGGGCAATGGATAATAAGGTTGAATGAGCTGGAACTATGGCGGGGAATTTTCGCTAACCTTAGAGTCAGTTCCCCCAGCTATAGCTATGAAATACGTTGACGAATATCGCAATGCTCCGGCGGTGGCCCATTATCGTCAGGCGATCGCCGGGGAGATAACCCAACCTTGGACGCTGATGGAGATTTGTGGCGGCCAGACCCATAGCATTGTCAAATACGGCTTGGATACGCTGTTACCCAGGAAATTAACCCTGATCCACGGTCCCGGTTGTCCCGTGTGTGTCACCCCTATGGAGTTGATTGACCAGGCTTTGTGGTTGGCTCGGCAACCCGAAATTATTTTTTGTTCCTTTGGGGATATGTTGCGGGTACCCGGCAGTGGGGAGGACTTATTGACCGTCAAGGCCCGGGGGGGAGATGTCCGCATCGTTTATTCCCCTTTGGATTGTCTGGCGATCGCCAAGGATAACCCTAACCGAGAGGTGGTATTTTTTGCTGTGGGCTTTGAAACTACGGCCCCCGCCACTGCTCTCACTCTTTACCAAGCTAGGGCCCAACGGATTAGCAATTTCAGTGTACTTGCCGCCCACGTGTTAGTTCCCCCCGCCATGGAGGCTCTGTTGGCCAATTCTAATTCCCTAGTCCAGGGCTTTTTAGCGGCGGGCCATGTCTGCACGGTGATGGGGACAGAGATTTATCAGTTTATTGCCCAACGGTACCAAATACCTATTGTGATTACTGGCTTTGAGCCGGTGGACATTATGCAAGGCATTTTGGCCTGTGTCCACCAACTGGAGTCGGGGCAGTTTAGCTGTGAAAATCAATATCGGCGATCGGTTCAAGCCCAGGGTAATCCCCACGCTCAGAAAATTATCGAGCAAGTGTTTGAGCCAGTCGATCGCCATTGGCGGGGATTAGGCTTAATTCCAGCTAGTGGTCTGGGTCTTAAATGGGAATTCACCCCCTGGGATAGCGCGGTTAAATTTGCGCCCCTGCTGAAAACCATGGCCCCTGGGACACAGGAAACGGTATGCATAAGCGGGGAAATTTTACAGGGTCAACGGAAACCCTCTGATTGTCCAGCCTTTGGCACCACCTGCACTCCGGAACGGCCCTTGGGGGCGCCCATGGTCTCCTCAGAAGGGGCCTGTGCGGCCTACCATCGCTACCGGCAAAAATTACCGGAGCAGAGGGAAATCAGTATAGTTTAAGCTTTTGTCACTCGTTTTGTTTTTTGCCACGGCCCATCAATAGATTAAAAATACCCCAAAAGATAAAAATATTTTATTGAAATTGCTTAATATTTTATTTACAATTAAGGGCTAAACTAGCCAACAATAGTCGAACTATTGTCAGGATGAAAATAATCGTAAATTGCCTGGGCTAACTGGGGGCCAATGCCCGGTACTTCCTGTAATTGTTTAATATTCGCCTCCCGAATATAGTCCAAAGAATGGAAATGGGCTAACAATTGTTTTTGGCGGTTAAAACCTAAACCAGGAATTTCATCCAAGCGTGATCGCCGACTTTTACTCATTCTTTGTTGACGGTGAAAACCAACGGCAAATCGATGGGCTTCATCCCGCAAACGCCGTAACAACTGTACCCCAGGCTGTTCTGGGTAGGTGGGCAAAGGTTGAGATTCCCCTGGTAGAAAAATTTCTTCCCTTTGTTTCGCTAAACTAACCACTGTGAGTTTATCCAGCAAGTCCATTTCTGTCAGCACTTTAACTACTGCTGATAGTTGTCCTTTGCCGCCATCAATCATAATTAAATCAGGCCAATCCTGTTGATTATTTTTGCCTCTTGCAGAAGGCTGAAAACGACGACCAATG containing:
- the hypD gene encoding hydrogenase formation protein HypD, which translates into the protein MKYVDEYRNAPAVAHYRQAIAGEITQPWTLMEICGGQTHSIVKYGLDTLLPRKLTLIHGPGCPVCVTPMELIDQALWLARQPEIIFCSFGDMLRVPGSGEDLLTVKARGGDVRIVYSPLDCLAIAKDNPNREVVFFAVGFETTAPATALTLYQARAQRISNFSVLAAHVLVPPAMEALLANSNSLVQGFLAAGHVCTVMGTEIYQFIAQRYQIPIVITGFEPVDIMQGILACVHQLESGQFSCENQYRRSVQAQGNPHAQKIIEQVFEPVDRHWRGLGLIPASGLGLKWEFTPWDSAVKFAPLLKTMAPGTQETVCISGEILQGQRKPSDCPAFGTTCTPERPLGAPMVSSEGACAAYHRYRQKLPEQREISIV